The following are from one region of the Streptomyces changanensis genome:
- the ypfJ gene encoding KPN_02809 family neutral zinc metallopeptidase: protein MRFDDDADLDTSEVRDARGGGGLPGGRVTVGGGLAGVIALVLALVFGVGPDQLGLTDGGDPDRQAGSSAGDLDAACRTGAAANTRDDCRIVAIVNSVQDYWRGAHARAGERYTDARTVLFADRVGTACGTATSAVGPFYCPADRQVYLDLDFFGELRTRFGASGGPFAEAYVVAHEYGHHVQNLAGTLSRAQDGRQGTGSGAVRVELQADCLAGVWTRHATTTPDERTGRPVLAEVTDQDVRAALDAAAAVGDDRIQERFQGRVDPESWTHGSAEQRQRWFSVGYRTGDAARCDTFA from the coding sequence ATGCGGTTCGACGACGACGCCGATCTGGACACCTCGGAGGTACGGGACGCGCGCGGGGGCGGCGGCCTCCCCGGCGGCAGGGTGACGGTCGGCGGCGGCCTGGCCGGGGTGATCGCGCTCGTGCTGGCGCTGGTCTTCGGCGTGGGTCCGGACCAGCTCGGGCTGACGGACGGCGGCGACCCGGACCGTCAGGCGGGCTCCTCGGCGGGCGACCTCGACGCGGCGTGCCGCACGGGTGCGGCCGCGAACACCCGGGACGACTGCCGGATCGTCGCGATCGTCAACAGCGTGCAGGACTACTGGCGCGGCGCCCACGCGCGGGCGGGCGAGCGGTACACGGACGCGCGGACGGTCCTGTTCGCCGACCGGGTGGGCACGGCGTGCGGGACGGCGACCTCGGCGGTCGGGCCGTTCTACTGCCCCGCCGACCGGCAGGTCTACCTGGACCTGGACTTCTTCGGGGAGCTGCGCACCCGGTTCGGCGCCTCGGGCGGGCCGTTCGCCGAGGCGTACGTGGTCGCCCACGAGTACGGCCACCACGTGCAGAACCTCGCGGGGACGCTCAGCCGTGCGCAGGACGGACGGCAGGGCACCGGCAGCGGCGCCGTGCGGGTGGAGCTCCAGGCCGACTGCCTGGCCGGCGTGTGGACCCGGCACGCCACGACGACGCCGGACGAGCGGACCGGCCGGCCGGTGCTGGCGGAGGTGACCGACCAGGACGTGCGGGCCGCGCTGGACGCCGCCGCCGCGGTGGGCGACGACCGGATCCAGGAGCGGTTCCAGGGGCGGGTCGACCCGGAGTCCTGGACGCACGGCTCCGCCGAGCAGCGCCAGCGGTGGTTCTCGGTGGGCTACCGCACGGGTGACGCGGCGCGCTGCGACACCTTCGCCTGA
- a CDS encoding helix-turn-helix domain-containing protein — MAETLKKGSRVTGAAREKLAADLKKKYDAGVSIRALAEETGRSYGFVHRMLTESGVVLRGRGGATRGKKATPA, encoded by the coding sequence GTGGCCGAGACTCTGAAGAAGGGCAGCCGGGTGACCGGCGCCGCGCGCGAGAAGCTCGCGGCAGACCTGAAGAAGAAGTACGACGCCGGCGTGAGCATCCGGGCCCTGGCCGAGGAGACCGGCCGGTCCTACGGATTCGTCCACCGGATGCTCACCGAGTCCGGAGTCGTGTTGCGTGGACGCGGCGGAGCGACCCGGGGCAAGAAGGCCACGCCGGCCTGA
- a CDS encoding ABC-F family ATP-binding cassette domain-containing protein — MITATGLELRAGARVLIESASFRIAKGDRIGLVGRNGAGKTTLTKCLAGEGIPAAGTITRSGQVGYLPQDPRTGDLDVLARDRILSARGLDVLISKMRINEERIATGKGSTREKALKQYERQETEFLTKGGYSAEAEASTIAAALGLPDRVLGQPLHTLSGGQRRRIELARILFSDADTLLLDEPTNHLDADSITWLRDYLKSYRGGFVVISHDVDLVDTVVNKVFYLDANRSTIDIYNMGWKLYQRQREDDEKRRRRERQNAEKKAAALNAQADKMRAKATKTVAAQNMARRAEKLLSGLDEVRQSDKVAKLRFPDPAPCGRTPLTAEGLSKSYGSLEIFTDVSLAIDKGSRVVILGLNGAGKTTLLRLLAGAERPDTGEVVPGHGLKLGYYAQEHETLDPDRTVLENMRSAAPDLDMVEVRKVLGSFLFSGDDVDKPAGVLSGGEKTRLALATLVVSSANVLLLDEPTNNLDPASREEILGALRTYKGAVVLVTHDEGAVDALQPERIILLPDGVEDLWGADYADLVSLA, encoded by the coding sequence ATGATCACCGCCACCGGTCTCGAGCTGCGCGCCGGCGCACGCGTCCTCATCGAGTCCGCCTCGTTCCGCATCGCCAAGGGTGACCGCATCGGCCTCGTCGGCCGCAACGGCGCCGGCAAGACGACGCTCACCAAGTGCCTGGCGGGCGAGGGCATCCCCGCCGCCGGCACCATCACCCGCTCCGGCCAGGTCGGCTACCTCCCGCAGGACCCCCGCACGGGCGACCTCGACGTGCTGGCCCGCGACCGCATCCTCTCCGCCCGCGGCCTGGACGTGCTGATCAGCAAGATGCGGATCAACGAGGAGCGCATCGCCACCGGCAAGGGCTCCACCCGCGAGAAGGCCCTCAAGCAGTACGAGCGCCAGGAGACCGAGTTCCTCACCAAGGGCGGGTACTCCGCGGAGGCCGAGGCGTCCACCATCGCCGCCGCCCTGGGCCTGCCCGACCGGGTGCTCGGCCAGCCGCTGCACACCCTCTCGGGCGGTCAGCGCCGCCGCATCGAGCTGGCGCGCATCCTCTTCTCGGACGCCGACACGCTCCTGCTCGACGAGCCGACCAACCACCTCGACGCCGACTCGATCACCTGGCTGCGCGACTACCTGAAGTCGTACCGCGGCGGCTTCGTGGTGATCTCCCACGACGTCGACCTCGTCGACACGGTCGTCAACAAGGTCTTCTACCTCGACGCCAACCGCTCCACGATCGACATCTACAACATGGGCTGGAAGCTGTACCAGCGCCAGCGCGAGGACGACGAGAAGCGCCGCCGCCGCGAGCGGCAGAACGCCGAGAAGAAGGCCGCCGCGCTCAACGCCCAGGCCGACAAGATGCGCGCCAAGGCCACCAAGACGGTCGCCGCGCAGAACATGGCGCGCCGCGCCGAGAAGCTGCTGTCCGGCCTGGACGAGGTGCGGCAGTCCGACAAGGTCGCCAAGCTGCGCTTCCCGGACCCGGCCCCCTGCGGCCGCACCCCGCTGACGGCGGAGGGCCTGTCCAAGTCGTACGGCTCGCTGGAGATCTTCACCGACGTCAGCCTCGCCATCGACAAGGGTTCGCGCGTCGTCATCCTCGGCCTCAATGGCGCCGGCAAGACGACCCTGCTGCGGCTCCTCGCCGGCGCCGAGCGGCCGGACACCGGCGAGGTCGTCCCGGGCCACGGGCTGAAGCTCGGGTACTACGCGCAGGAGCACGAGACCCTCGACCCCGACCGCACGGTCCTGGAGAACATGCGGTCGGCCGCGCCGGACCTGGACATGGTCGAGGTCCGCAAGGTCCTGGGCTCGTTCCTCTTCTCCGGCGACGACGTCGACAAGCCCGCCGGGGTCCTGTCCGGCGGCGAGAAGACCCGGCTCGCGCTGGCCACGCTGGTGGTCTCCTCGGCGAACGTGCTGCTGCTCGACGAGCCGACGAACAACCTCGACCCCGCGAGCCGCGAGGAGATCCTCGGCGCGCTGCGCACCTACAAGGGCGCGGTCGTCCTGGTCACGCACGACGAGGGCGCCGTCGACGCCCTCCAGCCGGAGCGCATCATCCTGCTCCCGGACGGCGTCGAGGACCTGTGGGGAGCGGACTACGCGGACCTGGTCTCCCTGGCCTGA